In Nothobranchius furzeri strain GRZ-AD chromosome 18, NfurGRZ-RIMD1, whole genome shotgun sequence, a single genomic region encodes these proteins:
- the cep170ba gene encoding centrosomal protein of 170 kDa protein B isoform X6: MSVTSWFLVSSSGTRHRLPREMIFVGRDDCELMLQSRSVDKQHAVINYDPNTDEHMVKDLGSLNGTFVNDLRIPDQTYITLKLSDVIRFGYDAHVYILEKSQHKVPEEALKHEKYTSQLQLSIKALEAKSKEKQQQQLQSSEKSKDAVSSLRQQDRAERRARSLTAPTDSPISKPTPLYGQPSWWGEDEDPANAKQNREPAKEVGRSQSDSHAKSTLSCRREPSYFEIPTEEFQQQPTKKQVSQVHEVPTRDSSDTSQSISSTPTPPVVQSHASFTIEFDDCTPGKMKIKDHVTKFALRQTHKQAATEAATAPTEVMSAESKVADWLVQSNASLLRKMSQGENLYKAGSHSSGLRITAENYSENGARSDSGHPAINGKDFVQSEAQDVPWVSSRTSPDSEELLSHSPPESQSLSSHSKSELQQTFVIEFDDSRKRLSQVFTSTTPPPEPTGHRLQLENASKPSSPSVERHVLPSSSSTPSTQRYTIPLKDSSSSGFQRAGSLRREKTEDRISTSFYSRSSSSASSRPFSSVGRKSKLSREFTAELLKQKQNSSSSWEKDASSSPKAALKRAEMVFQSNKTSASPPLSERHHQPQTSSPVDHPVPLKTSTTSTLSVDVKGPRNEDEDDLSDAGTYTIEADVQDKELEEARKKINQVQRAAALAPGAPKWMSCWASLADSYMDSGPPPGLFDIPSQMELSGGVRGAVDVPKTALGQHLDSSDADASKARRILPQVPQGEKSDIPTPSIYVHYNPNSTFDVKDGCSAALETQDGAHMLTVQDDVEPDSLSDASKSEDGSIIEHSKGHLSDPEDKPTPAVKATAFYIGSEERSKPQRGAFKATTPKAERKLVNKTFSTATLTKQKDIQVSDMVKSTASEPILGQNMQRSEGKEAAAPSLFRQESFTKDRPSNARLPNISSLPAERDPEPGFIQGGGQDTQSYLRQTEDVLAVLTARLHPEATPSPTLDSPSGDSDVDTSSTVSHHSNNTKTNTLLKKTAADVRQRDTFSSNVASQDSNHRPEKPPPCGLSRTEAVRRTVGLRHGVGRAGSVDLSDEPQSLPYSDQESSSSQTHRKYTVPFQKEDGKTPRMAQALSRTSSLSAPRPTRASMLRKARLGEASDNEGTETDRLSQEASNALVKNPQEPKKLSRLDMLAMPRRRTSSFNTPSDTESSSTPQWTSRSAGSSNRNTDVSSTSNQRTSTAPPTKPAERPLKAALSRPAVTRSRSVGAKYASSTASSRRRQKGSDYTSTSDEEYDSNWTNFKHKRSQPSSASHSPRGQPRPQPVVARHPKPRSSRESDEENREGEAFHSWSAHSAEIARLSQDLAKDLAILAREIHDVAGDGDAQTPTGEHSAPTAHEKVHQAKQVPQIPESGSEQVQPKKEPEQNSRKLAHTRDEVKVGSLMLSPVYEVTAGIRESTQQLADKIKKLFQDRMDVWEDTEARMNSDVDDTVGKSSNKEIVSILKELRGIKMQLEVINAVMGPSDTPEAAKTSAPAVSSSSSDARFSRTPPRDWRTVHSVFKRGGGPRPSESVRRAAVTPDDLREGYLV; encoded by the exons GCTCATGTGTACATCCTGGAGAAGAGTCAACACAAGGTCCCAGAGGAAGCTCTGAAG CATGAGAAGTACACCAGCCAATTGCAGCTCAGTATAAAAGCCCTAGAAGCCAAGTCGAaggaaaagcagcagcagcagctccagagcTCAGAGAAGAGCAAAGATGCAGTTTCCAGTCTCAGACAACAGGATAGGGCCGAGCGGAGAGCCCGGTCACTTACAG CTCCCACAGATTCTCCCATATCCAAACCGACTCCTCTGTATGGCCAGCcgtcctggtggggggaggatgaAGACCCAGCCAACGCGAAGCAGAACCGAG AGCCTGCTAAAGAGGTCGGCCGCTCTCAGTCAGACAGTCACGCCAAGTCCACGCTCTCCTGCCGCCGAGAGCCCAGCTACTTCGAGATCCCAACAGAAGAGTTCCAGCAGCAGCCTACCAAGAAACAAGTGTCTCAGGTTCATGAGGTTCCAACAAGGGACTCCTCGGACACCTCTCAGTCCATCTCCTCGACCCCGACGCCACCTGTAGTCCAAAGCCACGCCTCCTTCACCATTGAGTTTGACGACTGCACCCCGGGCAAAATGAAGATCAAAGACCACGTGACCAAGTTTGCTTTGCGCCAAACGCACAAGCAAGCTGCCACGGAGGCTGCTACTGCTCCTACAGAGGTGATGTCAGCTGAGAGCAAAGTAGCTGATTGGCTGGTCCAAAGCAACGCCAGCCTGCTGAGGAAGATGTCTCAGGGTGAAAACTTGTATAAAGCCGGCAGCCACTCGTCAGGCCTGAGAATCACAGCCG AGAACTACAGCGAGAACGGCGCTCGCAGTGATTCAGGGCATCCTGCCATCAATGGAAAGGACTTTGTCCAATCAGAAGCTCAGGATGTTCCATGGGTTTCTTCAAGAACCTCCCCAGACTCAGAGGAGCTTTTGTCTCATTCACCACCagagtcccagtccctctccaGTCACAGCAAGTCTGAGCTTCAACAAACGTTTGTCATCGAGTTTGATGATTCCAGAAAGAGACTCTCCCAGGTCTTCACCAGTACCACCCCCCCACCTGAGCCTACAGGCCATCGGCTCCAGCTGGAGAACGCAAGCAAACCTTCAAGTCCCTCAGTGGAGAGACACGTCCTGCCTTCATCCTCCAGCACTCCATCCACCCAGAGATACACCATTCCTCTAAAAGACTCGTCTTCATCAGggtttcaaagagccggctcgctCCGACGGGAAAAGACCGAAGACCGGATCAGCACCAGCTTTTactcccgctcctcctcctctgcgtCTTCAAGGCCCTTTAGCAGCGTCGGTCGGAAGTCCAAACTCTCACGGGAGTTCACTGCCGAGCTCCTCAAGCAGAAGCAGAATTCTTCATCCAGCTGGGAAAAAGACGCTTCCAGTTCTCCCAAAGCGGCTTTGAAAAGGGCAGAGATGGTTTTCCAGTCCAATAAGACCTCCGCAAGTCCTCCTCTGTCTGAGCGTCATCACCAGCCTCAGACCTCCTCTCCAGTCGACCACCCCGTTCCTCTAAAGACGTCAACCACGTCCACTCTGAGTGTGGACGTCAAAGGCCCTAGGAATGAAGACGAGGACGACCTGAGCGATGCAGGAACCTACACCATCGAAGCAGATGTTCAGGATAAAGAGCTGGAAGAGGCACGGAAAAAGATCAACCAG GTTCAGCGAGCAGCTGCGTTGGCACCGGGGGCTCCTAAGTGGATGTCGTGCTGGGCCAGCTTGGCAGACAGCTACATGGATTCTGGGCCTCCACCCGGCCTCTTTGACATCCCCTCCCAGATGGAACTGTCAGGAGGGG TGCGAGGCGCAGTCGACGTTCCCAAGACCGCACTCGGTCAACACCTCGACAGCTCGGATGCCGATGCTTCAAAGGCTCGGCGTATTCTGCCACAGGTACCGCAGGGAGAGAAGAGTGACATCCCAACTCCAAGCATCTATGTTCATTATAACCCCAATTCAACGTTTGACGTGAAGGACGGCTGCTCCGCTGCCCTCGAGACTCAAGATGGCGCTCATATGTTAACTGTGCAAGATGATGTGGAGCCCGACAGCCTGAGTGATGCCAGCAAGTCGGAGGACGGATCCATCATTGAGCACAGTAAGGGACATCTTTCTGATCCGGAGGACAAGCCCACACCGGCTGTCAAGGCAACAGCTTTCTACATTGGCTCAGAGGAGCGGTCGAAACCACAACGCGGAGCCTTCAAGGCGACCACGCCCAAGGCTGAAAGAAAACTCGTAAACAAAACTTTTTCAACAGCCACTCTTACTAAACAAAAAGACATTCAGGTCTCTGATATGGTCAAGTCCACCGCATCAGAACCAATTCTAGGCCAAAATATGCAGAGGTCAGAGGGCAAAGAGGCTGCGGCGCCATCATTATTCAGGCAGGAGAGCTTCACTAAGGATAGGCCGAGCAACGCCAGGCTGCCAAACATCTCCAGTCTACCCGCTGAAAGAGACCCGGAACCTGGGTTCATTCAGGGGGGCGGTCAGGACACCCAGTCCTACCTCAGACAGACGGAGGATGTCCTGGCAGTTCTGACAGCCAGACTCCACCCAGAGGCCACACCGTCTCCCACACTGGACTCACCTTCTGGGGATTCTGATGTGGACACCTCCAGCACAGTCAGCCATCACAGCAACAACACCAAAACAAACACACTGTTGAAAAAAACTGCTGCAGACGTCCGTCAAAGAGACACGTTTTCTAGTAACGTAGCTAGTCAGGACTCAAATCACCGGCCTGAAAAGCCTCCTCCTTGTGGTTTAAGCAGGACGGAGGCTGTGAGGCGGACAGTAGGACTGAGACATGGCGTAGGAAGAGCTGGATCTGTAGACCTGAGCGATGAGCCTCAGAGTTTACCTTACTCTGATCAGGAGAGCAGCAGCAGCCAAACACACAGGAAGTACACCGTTCCTTTCCAGAAGGAAGATGGCAAGACTCCCAGGATGGCTCAGGCCTTGAGTCGGACCAGCAGCTTGTCAGCACCAAGACCCACCAGGGCCTCCATGCTCCGCAAGGCTCGCCTGGGGGAGGCCTCAGACAACGAGGGGACAGAAACAGACAGGTTGTCCCAAGAGGCGAGCAACGCCCTTGTGAAGAATCCTCAAGAACCCAAGAAACTCTCCAGACTGGATATGCTGGCCATGCCTCGTAGGAGGACGAGCTCGTTTAACACACCCAGTGACACGGAGTCCTCTTCCACTCCGCAGTGGACAAGCAGGAGCGCAGGATCTTCCAACCGCAACACAGATGTAAGCAGCACCTCCAATCAAAGGACCTCTACTGCTCCACCGACAAAACCTGCAGAACGGCCTCTGAAAGCAGCTCTCAGCAGACCAGCGGTGACTCGCTCGCGCTCAGTCGGCGCCAAGTATGCCAGCAGCACAGCAA GCTCTAGGAGACGACAGAAAGGCTCTGACTATACCTCTACCTCCGATGAGGAGTACGACTCAAACTGGACCAATTTTAAACACAAACGCTCCCAACCTTCCTCAGCTTCCCACAGCCCTCGCGGTCAGCCTCGGCCCCAGCCGGTGGTCGCGCGGCACCCGAAACCACGCAGCAGCAGAGAGTCCGACGAGGAGAACCGAGAGGGAGAGGCTTTCCACAGCTGGAGCGCGCACAGTGCTGAGATCGCACG GTTGAGTCAGGATTTGGCCAAAGACTTGGCCATCTTAGCCAGAGAAATCCATGACGTAGCAggtgacggcgatgcacaaacgccGACTGGGGAGCACAGTGCTCCAACCGCTCATGAGAAGGTACATCAAGCTAAA CAGGTTCCACAAATCCCAGAGTCTGGATCAGAACAAGTCCAACCAAAGAAGGAGCCTGAACAGAACTCCAGGAAGTTAGCTCATACCAGAGATGAG GTCAAAGTTGGTAGTTTGATGCTGAGTCCGGTGTATGAGGTCACAGCGGGTATCAGAGAAAGCACACAGCAACTGGCTGACAAGATCAA GAAGTTGTTCCAGGACAGGATGGATGTTTGGGAAGATACCGAAGCAAGGATGAACTCCGATGTTGATGATACTGTTGGCAAATCTTCCAacaag GAAATTGTGTCCATCTTAAAAGAGCTCAGAGGCATTAAAATGCAACTTGAGG tCATTAATGCGGTCATGGGACCCAGTGACACGCCAGAAGCTGCAAAGACCTCAGCACCCGctgtctcctcctcctcatctgacGCTCGCTTCTCCAGGACTCCACCTCGAGACTGGAGGACGGTCCACTCTGTCTTCAAACGTGGCGGTGGTCCGAGACCCAGTGAGAGCGTCAGAAGAGCTGCCGTGACCCCCGACGACCTTAGAGAGGGATATTTAGTCTGA
- the cep170ba gene encoding centrosomal protein of 170 kDa protein B isoform X1 yields MSVTSWFLVSSSGTRHRLPREMIFVGRDDCELMLQSRSVDKQHAVINYDPNTDEHMVKDLGSLNGTFVNDLRIPDQTYITLKLSDVIRFGYDAHVYILEKSQHKVPEEALKHEKYTSQLQLSIKALEAKSKEKQQQQLQSSEKSKDAVSSLRQQDRAERRARSLTAPTDSPISKPTPLYGQPSWWGEDEDPANAKQNREPAKEVGRSQSDSHAKSTLSCRREPSYFEIPTEEFQQQPTKKQVSQVHEVPTRDSSDTSQSISSTPTPPVVQSHASFTIEFDDCTPGKMKIKDHVTKFALRQTHKQAATEAATAPTEVMSAESKVADWLVQSNASLLRKMSQGENLYKAGSHSSGLRITAENYSENGARSDSGHPAINGKDFVQSEAQDVPWVSSRTSPDSEELLSHSPPESQSLSSHSKSELQQTFVIEFDDSRKRLSQVFTSTTPPPEPTGHRLQLENASKPSSPSVERHVLPSSSSTPSTQRYTIPLKDSSSSGFQRAGSLRREKTEDRISTSFYSRSSSSASSRPFSSVGRKSKLSREFTAELLKQKQNSSSSWEKDASSSPKAALKRAEMVFQSNKTSASPPLSERHHQPQTSSPVDHPVPLKTSTTSTLSVDVKGPRNEDEDDLSDAGTYTIEADVQDKELEEARKKINQVFGVVESPEPINQSQAETSSAFRPAIGQGREEVRQGSCGEVKPAPEQGQVQVQRAAALAPGAPKWMSCWASLADSYMDSGPPPGLFDIPSQMELSGGVRGAVDVPKTALGQHLDSSDADASKARRILPQVPQGEKSDIPTPSIYVHYNPNSTFDVKDGCSAALETQDGAHMLTVQDDVEPDSLSDASKSEDGSIIEHSKGHLSDPEDKPTPAVKATAFYIGSEERSKPQRGAFKATTPKAERKLVNKTFSTATLTKQKDIQVSDMVKSTASEPILGQNMQRSEGKEAAAPSLFRQESFTKDRPSNARLPNISSLPAERDPEPGFIQGGGQDTQSYLRQTEDVLAVLTARLHPEATPSPTLDSPSGDSDVDTSSTVSHHSNNTKTNTLLKKTAADVRQRDTFSSNVASQDSNHRPEKPPPCGLSRTEAVRRTVGLRHGVGRAGSVDLSDEPQSLPYSDQESSSSQTHRKYTVPFQKEDGKTPRMAQALSRTSSLSAPRPTRASMLRKARLGEASDNEGTETDRLSQEASNALVKNPQEPKKLSRLDMLAMPRRRTSSFNTPSDTESSSTPQWTSRSAGSSNRNTDVSSTSNQRTSTAPPTKPAERPLKAALSRPAVTRSRSVGAKYASSTASSRRRQKGSDYTSTSDEEYDSNWTNFKHKRSQPSSASHSPRGQPRPQPVVARHPKPRSSRESDEENREGEAFHSWSAHSAEIARLSQDLAKDLAILAREIHDVAGDGDAQTPTGEHSAPTAHEKVHQAKQVPQIPESGSEQVQPKKEPEQNSRKLAHTRDEVKVGSLMLSPVYEVTAGIRESTQQLADKIKKLFQDRMDVWEDTEARMNSDVDDTVGKSSNKEIVSILKELRGIKMQLEVINAVMGPSDTPEAAKTSAPAVSSSSSDARFSRTPPRDWRTVHSVFKRGGGPRPSESVRRAAVTPDDLREGYLV; encoded by the exons GCTCATGTGTACATCCTGGAGAAGAGTCAACACAAGGTCCCAGAGGAAGCTCTGAAG CATGAGAAGTACACCAGCCAATTGCAGCTCAGTATAAAAGCCCTAGAAGCCAAGTCGAaggaaaagcagcagcagcagctccagagcTCAGAGAAGAGCAAAGATGCAGTTTCCAGTCTCAGACAACAGGATAGGGCCGAGCGGAGAGCCCGGTCACTTACAG CTCCCACAGATTCTCCCATATCCAAACCGACTCCTCTGTATGGCCAGCcgtcctggtggggggaggatgaAGACCCAGCCAACGCGAAGCAGAACCGAG AGCCTGCTAAAGAGGTCGGCCGCTCTCAGTCAGACAGTCACGCCAAGTCCACGCTCTCCTGCCGCCGAGAGCCCAGCTACTTCGAGATCCCAACAGAAGAGTTCCAGCAGCAGCCTACCAAGAAACAAGTGTCTCAGGTTCATGAGGTTCCAACAAGGGACTCCTCGGACACCTCTCAGTCCATCTCCTCGACCCCGACGCCACCTGTAGTCCAAAGCCACGCCTCCTTCACCATTGAGTTTGACGACTGCACCCCGGGCAAAATGAAGATCAAAGACCACGTGACCAAGTTTGCTTTGCGCCAAACGCACAAGCAAGCTGCCACGGAGGCTGCTACTGCTCCTACAGAGGTGATGTCAGCTGAGAGCAAAGTAGCTGATTGGCTGGTCCAAAGCAACGCCAGCCTGCTGAGGAAGATGTCTCAGGGTGAAAACTTGTATAAAGCCGGCAGCCACTCGTCAGGCCTGAGAATCACAGCCG AGAACTACAGCGAGAACGGCGCTCGCAGTGATTCAGGGCATCCTGCCATCAATGGAAAGGACTTTGTCCAATCAGAAGCTCAGGATGTTCCATGGGTTTCTTCAAGAACCTCCCCAGACTCAGAGGAGCTTTTGTCTCATTCACCACCagagtcccagtccctctccaGTCACAGCAAGTCTGAGCTTCAACAAACGTTTGTCATCGAGTTTGATGATTCCAGAAAGAGACTCTCCCAGGTCTTCACCAGTACCACCCCCCCACCTGAGCCTACAGGCCATCGGCTCCAGCTGGAGAACGCAAGCAAACCTTCAAGTCCCTCAGTGGAGAGACACGTCCTGCCTTCATCCTCCAGCACTCCATCCACCCAGAGATACACCATTCCTCTAAAAGACTCGTCTTCATCAGggtttcaaagagccggctcgctCCGACGGGAAAAGACCGAAGACCGGATCAGCACCAGCTTTTactcccgctcctcctcctctgcgtCTTCAAGGCCCTTTAGCAGCGTCGGTCGGAAGTCCAAACTCTCACGGGAGTTCACTGCCGAGCTCCTCAAGCAGAAGCAGAATTCTTCATCCAGCTGGGAAAAAGACGCTTCCAGTTCTCCCAAAGCGGCTTTGAAAAGGGCAGAGATGGTTTTCCAGTCCAATAAGACCTCCGCAAGTCCTCCTCTGTCTGAGCGTCATCACCAGCCTCAGACCTCCTCTCCAGTCGACCACCCCGTTCCTCTAAAGACGTCAACCACGTCCACTCTGAGTGTGGACGTCAAAGGCCCTAGGAATGAAGACGAGGACGACCTGAGCGATGCAGGAACCTACACCATCGAAGCAGATGTTCAGGATAAAGAGCTGGAAGAGGCACGGAAAAAGATCAACCAG GTGTTTGGTGTTGTTGAGAGCCCAGAGCCAATCAACCAGAGCCAAGCAGAAACCTCGTCAGCTTTTAGGCCTGCTATTGGTCAGGGCAGGGAGGAGGTTAGACAGGGTAGCTGTGGGGAGGTGAAGCCAGCTCCAGAGCAGGGACAGGTACAG GTTCAGCGAGCAGCTGCGTTGGCACCGGGGGCTCCTAAGTGGATGTCGTGCTGGGCCAGCTTGGCAGACAGCTACATGGATTCTGGGCCTCCACCCGGCCTCTTTGACATCCCCTCCCAGATGGAACTGTCAGGAGGGG TGCGAGGCGCAGTCGACGTTCCCAAGACCGCACTCGGTCAACACCTCGACAGCTCGGATGCCGATGCTTCAAAGGCTCGGCGTATTCTGCCACAGGTACCGCAGGGAGAGAAGAGTGACATCCCAACTCCAAGCATCTATGTTCATTATAACCCCAATTCAACGTTTGACGTGAAGGACGGCTGCTCCGCTGCCCTCGAGACTCAAGATGGCGCTCATATGTTAACTGTGCAAGATGATGTGGAGCCCGACAGCCTGAGTGATGCCAGCAAGTCGGAGGACGGATCCATCATTGAGCACAGTAAGGGACATCTTTCTGATCCGGAGGACAAGCCCACACCGGCTGTCAAGGCAACAGCTTTCTACATTGGCTCAGAGGAGCGGTCGAAACCACAACGCGGAGCCTTCAAGGCGACCACGCCCAAGGCTGAAAGAAAACTCGTAAACAAAACTTTTTCAACAGCCACTCTTACTAAACAAAAAGACATTCAGGTCTCTGATATGGTCAAGTCCACCGCATCAGAACCAATTCTAGGCCAAAATATGCAGAGGTCAGAGGGCAAAGAGGCTGCGGCGCCATCATTATTCAGGCAGGAGAGCTTCACTAAGGATAGGCCGAGCAACGCCAGGCTGCCAAACATCTCCAGTCTACCCGCTGAAAGAGACCCGGAACCTGGGTTCATTCAGGGGGGCGGTCAGGACACCCAGTCCTACCTCAGACAGACGGAGGATGTCCTGGCAGTTCTGACAGCCAGACTCCACCCAGAGGCCACACCGTCTCCCACACTGGACTCACCTTCTGGGGATTCTGATGTGGACACCTCCAGCACAGTCAGCCATCACAGCAACAACACCAAAACAAACACACTGTTGAAAAAAACTGCTGCAGACGTCCGTCAAAGAGACACGTTTTCTAGTAACGTAGCTAGTCAGGACTCAAATCACCGGCCTGAAAAGCCTCCTCCTTGTGGTTTAAGCAGGACGGAGGCTGTGAGGCGGACAGTAGGACTGAGACATGGCGTAGGAAGAGCTGGATCTGTAGACCTGAGCGATGAGCCTCAGAGTTTACCTTACTCTGATCAGGAGAGCAGCAGCAGCCAAACACACAGGAAGTACACCGTTCCTTTCCAGAAGGAAGATGGCAAGACTCCCAGGATGGCTCAGGCCTTGAGTCGGACCAGCAGCTTGTCAGCACCAAGACCCACCAGGGCCTCCATGCTCCGCAAGGCTCGCCTGGGGGAGGCCTCAGACAACGAGGGGACAGAAACAGACAGGTTGTCCCAAGAGGCGAGCAACGCCCTTGTGAAGAATCCTCAAGAACCCAAGAAACTCTCCAGACTGGATATGCTGGCCATGCCTCGTAGGAGGACGAGCTCGTTTAACACACCCAGTGACACGGAGTCCTCTTCCACTCCGCAGTGGACAAGCAGGAGCGCAGGATCTTCCAACCGCAACACAGATGTAAGCAGCACCTCCAATCAAAGGACCTCTACTGCTCCACCGACAAAACCTGCAGAACGGCCTCTGAAAGCAGCTCTCAGCAGACCAGCGGTGACTCGCTCGCGCTCAGTCGGCGCCAAGTATGCCAGCAGCACAGCAA GCTCTAGGAGACGACAGAAAGGCTCTGACTATACCTCTACCTCCGATGAGGAGTACGACTCAAACTGGACCAATTTTAAACACAAACGCTCCCAACCTTCCTCAGCTTCCCACAGCCCTCGCGGTCAGCCTCGGCCCCAGCCGGTGGTCGCGCGGCACCCGAAACCACGCAGCAGCAGAGAGTCCGACGAGGAGAACCGAGAGGGAGAGGCTTTCCACAGCTGGAGCGCGCACAGTGCTGAGATCGCACG GTTGAGTCAGGATTTGGCCAAAGACTTGGCCATCTTAGCCAGAGAAATCCATGACGTAGCAggtgacggcgatgcacaaacgccGACTGGGGAGCACAGTGCTCCAACCGCTCATGAGAAGGTACATCAAGCTAAA CAGGTTCCACAAATCCCAGAGTCTGGATCAGAACAAGTCCAACCAAAGAAGGAGCCTGAACAGAACTCCAGGAAGTTAGCTCATACCAGAGATGAG GTCAAAGTTGGTAGTTTGATGCTGAGTCCGGTGTATGAGGTCACAGCGGGTATCAGAGAAAGCACACAGCAACTGGCTGACAAGATCAA GAAGTTGTTCCAGGACAGGATGGATGTTTGGGAAGATACCGAAGCAAGGATGAACTCCGATGTTGATGATACTGTTGGCAAATCTTCCAacaag GAAATTGTGTCCATCTTAAAAGAGCTCAGAGGCATTAAAATGCAACTTGAGG tCATTAATGCGGTCATGGGACCCAGTGACACGCCAGAAGCTGCAAAGACCTCAGCACCCGctgtctcctcctcctcatctgacGCTCGCTTCTCCAGGACTCCACCTCGAGACTGGAGGACGGTCCACTCTGTCTTCAAACGTGGCGGTGGTCCGAGACCCAGTGAGAGCGTCAGAAGAGCTGCCGTGACCCCCGACGACCTTAGAGAGGGATATTTAGTCTGA